A window of the Zerene cesonia ecotype Mississippi chromosome 24, Zerene_cesonia_1.1, whole genome shotgun sequence genome harbors these coding sequences:
- the LOC119836491 gene encoding phosphatidylinositol 4-phosphate 5-kinase type-1 gamma isoform X2, which produces MASGDTDHIEIMDSSVTKKADIGTGPSGSEDDDRDRLSIAEKNVPYDPAVGPSGAISKVHKSDRKIGHRRVGEGGEITYKKIQSSQIMGSIQLGIQHAIGGLASKPERDLLMQDFMTVETTNFPSEGSNHTPAHHYSEFKFKTYAPIAFRYFRDLFGIQPDDFLMSMCSAPLRELSNPGASGSIFYLTNDDEFIIKTVQHKEGEFLQKLLPGYYLNLDQNPRTLLPKFFGLYCYQCNSKNVRLVAMNNLLPSSVKLHQKYDLKGSTYKRKASKTERQKSSPTYKDLDFMEHHTEGIFLEADTYTALIKTMQRDCRVLESFKIMDYSLLVGIHNLDEAQREKTEARKRTDSGQSDDEGDGERRGLNRTRSEQKEDFKAQVKRTQSINRQRLVAHSTAMESIQAESEPIDEEEDVPPGGIPARNARGERLLLFLGIIDILQSYRLRKKLEHTWKSMIHDGDTVSVHRPSFYAQRFLDFMGKTVFKKIPSLDLPEIKGNHRKFRTLVTSYIGLTLKHSPSKRKSIAKPSRPQEEIDTPASSSGTNAKAVSLTDVTAQITPTSVTSPVSTSARVSQAATKTTLSTPEPEVAFPAVLKGSQKQRVPPPVPPRGSPKAKRGGHSQSTLDKGDYSNIDITINEVPLHINDSDDDFRFYGHDYNFKDIACHVPPVSDSLNMSKVDTNVNYVEDGDSTLRTPRGLFAQSNMMAKFDMHDAMQHHLESGDYDDKSFTDSSSDGSIIIEEMKDIVYEKAAPNVKQNKGPYQFLKTVGSKAVDKFSKKPPVTSSGQEDNEDMEDNVSRMKKSPRIEKDLNEGGSIKSDKPKGLMSGLSKKFTFTQSKKEKQKIKPKIEIKTYDEEHGRGKLSKDEALCQTKAKTQIDKFQKSILKSYSESESSSMSSLHVNEAVHKPVAHENIRQKKEIFEKKVVSRPGVKRPAPKPPVQAPKPMHIPKKQAPSVNDKMKKFSVTVVPEIKLPPKTFGGIKRSSFKRLSDKKIFKMRKEFEVVL; this is translated from the exons CCGGCCGTCGGCCCGTCGGGCGCGATCAGCAAGGTGCACAAGTCCGATCGGAAGATCGGCCACCGGCGCGTCGGCGAGGGCGGCGAGATCACGTACAAGAAGATACAGTCGTCGCAGATCATGGGCTCCATACAGTTGG GTATCCAGCACGCGATCGGCGGCCTCGCCTCCAAACCGGAGAGGGACCTCCTCATGCAGGACTTCATGACGGTGGAGACCACGAACTTCCCCAGCGAGGGCTCCAACCACACGCCCGCGCACCACTACTCCGAGTTCAAGTTTAAGACGTACGCGCCGATCGCGTTCCGATACTTCCGCGACCTGTTCGGCATACAGCCGGATGACTTTTTG ATGTCAATGTGCAGTGCACCATTACGCGAACTGAGCAACCCCGGCGCGTCGGGTAGCATATTCTATCTGACGAACGACGACGAGTTCATCATAAAAACTGTGCAGCACAAGGAGGGGGAGTTCCTGCAGAAACTGCTGCCTGGATACTACTTGAATCTGGATCAG AACCCACGAACGCTACTGCCAAAGTTCTTCGGGCTGTACTGCTATCAGTGCAACAGCAAAAACGTGCGGCTCGTCGCTATGAACAATTTGCTGCCGTCGTCGGTGAAGCTGCACCAGAAGTACGACTTGAAGGGATCCACTTATAAGAGGAAG gcAAGCAAAACAGAGAGACAAAAGAGCTCACCGACATACAAAGATCTAGACTTCATGGAGCACCACACCGAGGGCATATTCCTGGAAGCCGACACGTATACGGCGCTCATCAAGACGATGCAAAGGGACTGCCGGGTTTTGGAGAGTTTCAAG ATAATGGACTACTCCCTGCTGGTCGGCATACACAATTTAGACGAAGCGCAACGCGAGAAAACCGAAGCGAGAAAACGAACCGACTCCGGGCAGAGCGACGACGAGGGGGACGGCGAGAGGAGGGGACTGAATAGGACTAG ATCGGAACAAAAAGAAGATTTCAAAGCTCAAGTGAAAAGGACACA GTCGATAAACCGGCAACGGCTGGTGGCCCATTCGACGGCAATGGAGAGCATCCAAGCGGAAAGCGAGCCCATAGACGAGGAGGAGGACGTGCC GCCCGGCGGCATACCGGCGCGGAACGCGCGCGGCGAGCGGCTCCTTCTGTTCCTCGGCATCATCGACATACTGCAGTCGTACCGACTTCGCAAAAAGTTGGAGCACACCTGGAAGAGCATGATACACGATGGG GACACAGTATCCGTACATAGACCTAGTTTTTACGCGCAGCGTTTCCTCGATTTCATGGGGAAAActgtatttaagaaaataccTTCGT TGGACCTCCCGGAGATCAAGGGGAATCACCGCAAATTCCGAACCTTGGTGACCAGCTACATAG GTTTGA CACTGAAACACTCCCCGTCGAAGCGAAAGAGCATCGCGAAGCCATCGAGACCGCAGGAAGAGATCGATACACCCG CTAGTTCGAGTGGAACGAACGCAAAAGCAG TGTCGTTAACTGACGTCACAGCGCAAATTACGCCGACGTCGGTGACGTCACCGGTGTCGACGTCCGCTAGAGTGAGCCAGGCGGCCACGAAAACAACTCTGTCCACTCCAGAGCCAGAGGTGGCTTTCCCAGCGGTCCTCAAGGGCTCGCAGAAGCAAAGAGTCCCACCCCCCGTCCCGCCACGTGGCTCACCCAAAGCTAAACGTGGTGGCCACTCGCAATCTACTCTCGATAAAGGTGATTACAGTAATATAGATATCACAATCAATGAAGTCCCACTTCATATAAATGATAGTGATGATGATTTTCGTTTCTATGGGCATGATTATAACTTTAAAGATATTGCATGCCATGTACCACCCGTTTCTGATTCTTTAAATATGTCCAAAGTAGATACTAATGTCAATTACGTAGAAGACGGAGACAGCACGCTTAGGACACCTAGAGGTTTGTTTGCGCAATCAAATATGATGGCTAAGTTTGATATGCATGACGCGATGCAACATCATTTGGAGTCCGGTGATTATGATGACAAGTCATTCACGGACTCTAGTAGTGATGGTAGTATTATCATCGAGGAGATGAAAGATATTGTATACGAAAAGGCTGCACCCAATGTCAAACAGAACAAAGGCCCATACCAATTCCTGAAAACCGTCGGAAGCAAGGCTGTCGATAAGTTTTCAAAGAAACCCCCAGTTACGTCGTCAGGACAAGAAGATAACGAGGATATGGAAGACAATGTATCGAGGATGAAAAAGTCACCGCGCATAGAAAAGGATTTGAACGAAGGCGGTTCGATAAAATCCGACAAACCAAAGGGCTTAATGTCTGGTCTGTCAAAGAAATTCACTTTCACACAATCgaaaaaggaaaaacaaaagattaagccgaaaattgaaataaaaacgtacGACGAAGAGCACGGCAGGGGGAAACTGTCGAAGGACGAGGCGCTGTGTCAAACGAAAGCGAAGACACAGATCGATAAATTCCAAAAGAGCATATTGAAATCGTATTCGGAATCGGAGTCGAGTTCTATGTCGTCTCTGCATGTGAATGAGGCTGTACATAAACCGGTAGCACACGAGAATATCAGACAGAAGAAGGAGATTTTCGAAAAGAAAGTCGTTAGCAGACCGGGTGTGAAAAGACCAGCGCCTAAACCGCCTGTTCAGGCGCCGAAGCCGATGCATATCCCAAAAAAGCAAGCACCAAGCGTAAACGacaaaatgaaaaagttttcCGTTACAGTCGTCCCAGAAATAAAACTCCCACCTAAAACATTTGGTGGTATAAAGCGAAGCAGCTTCAAGCGACTATCCGATAAGAAGATATTCAAAATGAGGAAGGAATTCGAAGTTGTGCTGTGA
- the LOC119836491 gene encoding phosphatidylinositol 4-phosphate 5-kinase type-1 gamma isoform X8 has protein sequence MASGDTDHIEIMDSSVTKKADIGTGPSGSEDDDRDRLSIAEKNVPYDPAVGPSGAISKVHKSDRKIGHRRVGEGGEITYKKIQSSQIMGSIQLGIQHAIGGLASKPERDLLMQDFMTVETTNFPSEGSNHTPAHHYSEFKFKTYAPIAFRYFRDLFGIQPDDFLMSMCSAPLRELSNPGASGSIFYLTNDDEFIIKTVQHKEGEFLQKLLPGYYLNLDQNPRTLLPKFFGLYCYQCNSKNVRLVAMNNLLPSSVKLHQKYDLKGSTYKRKASKTERQKSSPTYKDLDFMEHHTEGIFLEADTYTALIKTMQRDCRVLESFKIMDYSLLVGIHNLDEAQREKTEARKRTDSGQSDDEGDGERRGLNRTRSEQKEDFKAQVKRTQSINRQRLVAHSTAMESIQAESEPIDEEEDVPPGGIPARNARGERLLLFLGIIDILQSYRLRKKLEHTWKSMIHDGDTVSVHRPSFYAQRFLDFMGKTVFKKIPSSLKHSPSKRKSIAKPSRPQEEIDTPASSSGTNAKAVSLTDVTAQITPTSVTSPVSTSARVSQAATKTTLSTPEPEVAFPAVLKGSQKQRVPPPVPPRGSPKAKRGGHSQSTLDKGDYSNIDITINEVPLHINDSDDDFRFYGHDYNFKDIACHVPPVSDSLNMSKVDTNVNYVEDGDSTLRTPRGLFAQSNMMAKFDMHDAMQHHLESGDYDDKSFTDSSSDGSIIIEEMKDIVYEKAAPNVKQNKGPYQFLKTVGSKAVDKFSKKPPVTSSGQEDNEDMEDNVSRMKKSPRIEKDLNEGGSIKSDKPKGLMSGLSKKFTFTQSKKEKQKIKPKIEIKTYDEEHGRGKLSKDEALCQTKAKTQIDKFQKSILKSYSESESSSMSSLHVNEAVHKPVAHENIRQKKEIFEKKVVSRPGVKRPAPKPPVQAPKPMHIPKKQAPSVNDKMKKFSVTVVPEIKLPPKTFGGIKRSSFKRLSDKKIFKMRKEFEVVL, from the exons CCGGCCGTCGGCCCGTCGGGCGCGATCAGCAAGGTGCACAAGTCCGATCGGAAGATCGGCCACCGGCGCGTCGGCGAGGGCGGCGAGATCACGTACAAGAAGATACAGTCGTCGCAGATCATGGGCTCCATACAGTTGG GTATCCAGCACGCGATCGGCGGCCTCGCCTCCAAACCGGAGAGGGACCTCCTCATGCAGGACTTCATGACGGTGGAGACCACGAACTTCCCCAGCGAGGGCTCCAACCACACGCCCGCGCACCACTACTCCGAGTTCAAGTTTAAGACGTACGCGCCGATCGCGTTCCGATACTTCCGCGACCTGTTCGGCATACAGCCGGATGACTTTTTG ATGTCAATGTGCAGTGCACCATTACGCGAACTGAGCAACCCCGGCGCGTCGGGTAGCATATTCTATCTGACGAACGACGACGAGTTCATCATAAAAACTGTGCAGCACAAGGAGGGGGAGTTCCTGCAGAAACTGCTGCCTGGATACTACTTGAATCTGGATCAG AACCCACGAACGCTACTGCCAAAGTTCTTCGGGCTGTACTGCTATCAGTGCAACAGCAAAAACGTGCGGCTCGTCGCTATGAACAATTTGCTGCCGTCGTCGGTGAAGCTGCACCAGAAGTACGACTTGAAGGGATCCACTTATAAGAGGAAG gcAAGCAAAACAGAGAGACAAAAGAGCTCACCGACATACAAAGATCTAGACTTCATGGAGCACCACACCGAGGGCATATTCCTGGAAGCCGACACGTATACGGCGCTCATCAAGACGATGCAAAGGGACTGCCGGGTTTTGGAGAGTTTCAAG ATAATGGACTACTCCCTGCTGGTCGGCATACACAATTTAGACGAAGCGCAACGCGAGAAAACCGAAGCGAGAAAACGAACCGACTCCGGGCAGAGCGACGACGAGGGGGACGGCGAGAGGAGGGGACTGAATAGGACTAG ATCGGAACAAAAAGAAGATTTCAAAGCTCAAGTGAAAAGGACACA GTCGATAAACCGGCAACGGCTGGTGGCCCATTCGACGGCAATGGAGAGCATCCAAGCGGAAAGCGAGCCCATAGACGAGGAGGAGGACGTGCC GCCCGGCGGCATACCGGCGCGGAACGCGCGCGGCGAGCGGCTCCTTCTGTTCCTCGGCATCATCGACATACTGCAGTCGTACCGACTTCGCAAAAAGTTGGAGCACACCTGGAAGAGCATGATACACGATGGG GACACAGTATCCGTACATAGACCTAGTTTTTACGCGCAGCGTTTCCTCGATTTCATGGGGAAAActgtatttaagaaaataccTTCGT CACTGAAACACTCCCCGTCGAAGCGAAAGAGCATCGCGAAGCCATCGAGACCGCAGGAAGAGATCGATACACCCG CTAGTTCGAGTGGAACGAACGCAAAAGCAG TGTCGTTAACTGACGTCACAGCGCAAATTACGCCGACGTCGGTGACGTCACCGGTGTCGACGTCCGCTAGAGTGAGCCAGGCGGCCACGAAAACAACTCTGTCCACTCCAGAGCCAGAGGTGGCTTTCCCAGCGGTCCTCAAGGGCTCGCAGAAGCAAAGAGTCCCACCCCCCGTCCCGCCACGTGGCTCACCCAAAGCTAAACGTGGTGGCCACTCGCAATCTACTCTCGATAAAGGTGATTACAGTAATATAGATATCACAATCAATGAAGTCCCACTTCATATAAATGATAGTGATGATGATTTTCGTTTCTATGGGCATGATTATAACTTTAAAGATATTGCATGCCATGTACCACCCGTTTCTGATTCTTTAAATATGTCCAAAGTAGATACTAATGTCAATTACGTAGAAGACGGAGACAGCACGCTTAGGACACCTAGAGGTTTGTTTGCGCAATCAAATATGATGGCTAAGTTTGATATGCATGACGCGATGCAACATCATTTGGAGTCCGGTGATTATGATGACAAGTCATTCACGGACTCTAGTAGTGATGGTAGTATTATCATCGAGGAGATGAAAGATATTGTATACGAAAAGGCTGCACCCAATGTCAAACAGAACAAAGGCCCATACCAATTCCTGAAAACCGTCGGAAGCAAGGCTGTCGATAAGTTTTCAAAGAAACCCCCAGTTACGTCGTCAGGACAAGAAGATAACGAGGATATGGAAGACAATGTATCGAGGATGAAAAAGTCACCGCGCATAGAAAAGGATTTGAACGAAGGCGGTTCGATAAAATCCGACAAACCAAAGGGCTTAATGTCTGGTCTGTCAAAGAAATTCACTTTCACACAATCgaaaaaggaaaaacaaaagattaagccgaaaattgaaataaaaacgtacGACGAAGAGCACGGCAGGGGGAAACTGTCGAAGGACGAGGCGCTGTGTCAAACGAAAGCGAAGACACAGATCGATAAATTCCAAAAGAGCATATTGAAATCGTATTCGGAATCGGAGTCGAGTTCTATGTCGTCTCTGCATGTGAATGAGGCTGTACATAAACCGGTAGCACACGAGAATATCAGACAGAAGAAGGAGATTTTCGAAAAGAAAGTCGTTAGCAGACCGGGTGTGAAAAGACCAGCGCCTAAACCGCCTGTTCAGGCGCCGAAGCCGATGCATATCCCAAAAAAGCAAGCACCAAGCGTAAACGacaaaatgaaaaagttttcCGTTACAGTCGTCCCAGAAATAAAACTCCCACCTAAAACATTTGGTGGTATAAAGCGAAGCAGCTTCAAGCGACTATCCGATAAGAAGATATTCAAAATGAGGAAGGAATTCGAAGTTGTGCTGTGA
- the LOC119836491 gene encoding phosphatidylinositol 4-phosphate 5-kinase type-1 gamma isoform X9: protein MASGDTDHIEIMDSSVTKKADIGTGPSGSEDDDRDRLSIAEKNVPYDPAVGPSGAISKVHKSDRKIGHRRVGEGGEITYKKIQSSQIMGSIQLGIQHAIGGLASKPERDLLMQDFMTVETTNFPSEGSNHTPAHHYSEFKFKTYAPIAFRYFRDLFGIQPDDFLMSMCSAPLRELSNPGASGSIFYLTNDDEFIIKTVQHKEGEFLQKLLPGYYLNLDQNPRTLLPKFFGLYCYQCNSKNVRLVAMNNLLPSSVKLHQKYDLKGSTYKRKASKTERQKSSPTYKDLDFMEHHTEGIFLEADTYTALIKTMQRDCRVLESFKIMDYSLLVGIHNLDEAQREKTEARKRTDSGQSDDEGDGERRGLNRTRSINRQRLVAHSTAMESIQAESEPIDEEEDVPPGGIPARNARGERLLLFLGIIDILQSYRLRKKLEHTWKSMIHDGDTVSVHRPSFYAQRFLDFMGKTVFKKIPSSLKHSPSKRKSIAKPSRPQEEIDTPAASSSGTNAKAVSLTDVTAQITPTSVTSPVSTSARVSQAATKTTLSTPEPEVAFPAVLKGSQKQRVPPPVPPRGSPKAKRGGHSQSTLDKGDYSNIDITINEVPLHINDSDDDFRFYGHDYNFKDIACHVPPVSDSLNMSKVDTNVNYVEDGDSTLRTPRGLFAQSNMMAKFDMHDAMQHHLESGDYDDKSFTDSSSDGSIIIEEMKDIVYEKAAPNVKQNKGPYQFLKTVGSKAVDKFSKKPPVTSSGQEDNEDMEDNVSRMKKSPRIEKDLNEGGSIKSDKPKGLMSGLSKKFTFTQSKKEKQKIKPKIEIKTYDEEHGRGKLSKDEALCQTKAKTQIDKFQKSILKSYSESESSSMSSLHVNEAVHKPVAHENIRQKKEIFEKKVVSRPGVKRPAPKPPVQAPKPMHIPKKQAPSVNDKMKKFSVTVVPEIKLPPKTFGGIKRSSFKRLSDKKIFKMRKEFEVVL, encoded by the exons CCGGCCGTCGGCCCGTCGGGCGCGATCAGCAAGGTGCACAAGTCCGATCGGAAGATCGGCCACCGGCGCGTCGGCGAGGGCGGCGAGATCACGTACAAGAAGATACAGTCGTCGCAGATCATGGGCTCCATACAGTTGG GTATCCAGCACGCGATCGGCGGCCTCGCCTCCAAACCGGAGAGGGACCTCCTCATGCAGGACTTCATGACGGTGGAGACCACGAACTTCCCCAGCGAGGGCTCCAACCACACGCCCGCGCACCACTACTCCGAGTTCAAGTTTAAGACGTACGCGCCGATCGCGTTCCGATACTTCCGCGACCTGTTCGGCATACAGCCGGATGACTTTTTG ATGTCAATGTGCAGTGCACCATTACGCGAACTGAGCAACCCCGGCGCGTCGGGTAGCATATTCTATCTGACGAACGACGACGAGTTCATCATAAAAACTGTGCAGCACAAGGAGGGGGAGTTCCTGCAGAAACTGCTGCCTGGATACTACTTGAATCTGGATCAG AACCCACGAACGCTACTGCCAAAGTTCTTCGGGCTGTACTGCTATCAGTGCAACAGCAAAAACGTGCGGCTCGTCGCTATGAACAATTTGCTGCCGTCGTCGGTGAAGCTGCACCAGAAGTACGACTTGAAGGGATCCACTTATAAGAGGAAG gcAAGCAAAACAGAGAGACAAAAGAGCTCACCGACATACAAAGATCTAGACTTCATGGAGCACCACACCGAGGGCATATTCCTGGAAGCCGACACGTATACGGCGCTCATCAAGACGATGCAAAGGGACTGCCGGGTTTTGGAGAGTTTCAAG ATAATGGACTACTCCCTGCTGGTCGGCATACACAATTTAGACGAAGCGCAACGCGAGAAAACCGAAGCGAGAAAACGAACCGACTCCGGGCAGAGCGACGACGAGGGGGACGGCGAGAGGAGGGGACTGAATAGGACTAG GTCGATAAACCGGCAACGGCTGGTGGCCCATTCGACGGCAATGGAGAGCATCCAAGCGGAAAGCGAGCCCATAGACGAGGAGGAGGACGTGCC GCCCGGCGGCATACCGGCGCGGAACGCGCGCGGCGAGCGGCTCCTTCTGTTCCTCGGCATCATCGACATACTGCAGTCGTACCGACTTCGCAAAAAGTTGGAGCACACCTGGAAGAGCATGATACACGATGGG GACACAGTATCCGTACATAGACCTAGTTTTTACGCGCAGCGTTTCCTCGATTTCATGGGGAAAActgtatttaagaaaataccTTCGT CACTGAAACACTCCCCGTCGAAGCGAAAGAGCATCGCGAAGCCATCGAGACCGCAGGAAGAGATCGATACACCCG CAGCTAGTTCGAGTGGAACGAACGCAAAAGCAG TGTCGTTAACTGACGTCACAGCGCAAATTACGCCGACGTCGGTGACGTCACCGGTGTCGACGTCCGCTAGAGTGAGCCAGGCGGCCACGAAAACAACTCTGTCCACTCCAGAGCCAGAGGTGGCTTTCCCAGCGGTCCTCAAGGGCTCGCAGAAGCAAAGAGTCCCACCCCCCGTCCCGCCACGTGGCTCACCCAAAGCTAAACGTGGTGGCCACTCGCAATCTACTCTCGATAAAGGTGATTACAGTAATATAGATATCACAATCAATGAAGTCCCACTTCATATAAATGATAGTGATGATGATTTTCGTTTCTATGGGCATGATTATAACTTTAAAGATATTGCATGCCATGTACCACCCGTTTCTGATTCTTTAAATATGTCCAAAGTAGATACTAATGTCAATTACGTAGAAGACGGAGACAGCACGCTTAGGACACCTAGAGGTTTGTTTGCGCAATCAAATATGATGGCTAAGTTTGATATGCATGACGCGATGCAACATCATTTGGAGTCCGGTGATTATGATGACAAGTCATTCACGGACTCTAGTAGTGATGGTAGTATTATCATCGAGGAGATGAAAGATATTGTATACGAAAAGGCTGCACCCAATGTCAAACAGAACAAAGGCCCATACCAATTCCTGAAAACCGTCGGAAGCAAGGCTGTCGATAAGTTTTCAAAGAAACCCCCAGTTACGTCGTCAGGACAAGAAGATAACGAGGATATGGAAGACAATGTATCGAGGATGAAAAAGTCACCGCGCATAGAAAAGGATTTGAACGAAGGCGGTTCGATAAAATCCGACAAACCAAAGGGCTTAATGTCTGGTCTGTCAAAGAAATTCACTTTCACACAATCgaaaaaggaaaaacaaaagattaagccgaaaattgaaataaaaacgtacGACGAAGAGCACGGCAGGGGGAAACTGTCGAAGGACGAGGCGCTGTGTCAAACGAAAGCGAAGACACAGATCGATAAATTCCAAAAGAGCATATTGAAATCGTATTCGGAATCGGAGTCGAGTTCTATGTCGTCTCTGCATGTGAATGAGGCTGTACATAAACCGGTAGCACACGAGAATATCAGACAGAAGAAGGAGATTTTCGAAAAGAAAGTCGTTAGCAGACCGGGTGTGAAAAGACCAGCGCCTAAACCGCCTGTTCAGGCGCCGAAGCCGATGCATATCCCAAAAAAGCAAGCACCAAGCGTAAACGacaaaatgaaaaagttttcCGTTACAGTCGTCCCAGAAATAAAACTCCCACCTAAAACATTTGGTGGTATAAAGCGAAGCAGCTTCAAGCGACTATCCGATAAGAAGATATTCAAAATGAGGAAGGAATTCGAAGTTGTGCTGTGA